From Watersipora subatra chromosome 2, tzWatSuba1.1, whole genome shotgun sequence, one genomic window encodes:
- the LOC137387546 gene encoding MORN repeat-containing protein 5-like has translation MEEYTGSKYDGDIKNGRMEGSGKYSFPTKTRYEGEMLDGMFHGQGTLFFPNGSRYVATWKEGRAIEGKYTFADGLEYDEGEWEYCDGYDRRFYTEICNGLKPAGRSQLTNRIPPREIPAGCYDTGDGFYNPDTRVIIDYNMKFLRNADDDEHAWIVRTCRKGWDEIAGYRGNTTESVSELGTTPTSSS, from the exons ATGGAGGAGTATACTGGATCGAAGTACGATGgcgatattaaaaatggcag GATGGAAGGTTCAGGCAAATACTCCTTTCCAACTAAAACGAGGTATGAAGGCGAAATGCTTGATGGCATGTTCCATGGTCAAGGAACATTATTTTTTCCAAACGGAAGTCGCTATGTAGCAACATGGAAGGAAGGACGAGCTATTGAG GGCAAGTACACATTCGCTGATGGACTTGAATATGATGAAGGAGAATGGGAATATTGTGATGGATATGACAGAAGGTTTTACACTGAGATCTGCAATGGGCTAAAGCCTGCAG GCAGATCACAGCTAACAAATCGAATACCACCTCGAGAGATCCCTGCCGGCTGTTATGACACTGGAGACGGCTTCTATAATCCAGATACAAGAGTCATCATAGATTACAACATGAAGTTTTTACGGAATGCTG ATGATGATGAACATGCTTGGATTGTTCGAACATGTAGAAAAGGTTGGGATGAAATAGCTGGCTACAGAGGAAATACAACAGAGAGCGTCTCCGAATTGGGAACCACCCCAACATCGTCATCATAA